From Variovorax sp. PMC12, the proteins below share one genomic window:
- a CDS encoding acyl carrier protein, whose protein sequence is MSTIDTVTPEFIDSLKAMVLEAVEKTAPPGGLGDDEPLFGPEARLDLDSLDALQVSMAIQQRFGVRMPDSKETRRALTSIAHLAQHLAQAGKA, encoded by the coding sequence ATGAGCACCATTGACACCGTCACCCCTGAATTCATTGACAGCCTCAAGGCCATGGTGCTCGAAGCCGTCGAGAAGACGGCGCCCCCGGGCGGCCTCGGCGACGACGAGCCGCTGTTCGGCCCCGAGGCGCGGCTCGACCTCGACTCGCTCGATGCGCTGCAGGTGTCGATGGCGATCCAGCAGCGCTTCGGCGTGCGCATGCCCGACAGCAAGGAGACGCGCCGGGCGCTCACGTCCATCGCGCATCTGGCGCAGCATCTCGCGCAAGCGGGCAAGGCATGA
- a CDS encoding beta-ketoacyl-ACP synthase III — translation MTTDVFLTRTAAFLPFPPVGNDDIEDVLGRIGGKASRARRLILRSNGIQSRHYAIDRATGELAMTNAQLTASAIRALGDDVGPVDCLATGTSLPDQLMPNHAVMVHGELGWPRLEVVACAGICLAGATALKHAWLSVRAGDARRAVATGSELASAVMRGSRFEAELEHKLEALEARPELAFEKDFLRWMLSDGAGAVLLEREPRGPLSLRIDWIDLSSAAHELPVCMYAGAEKNAEGGLDGWARKSTEDWQRESTFAVKQDVRLLNDNIVRATLGEPLAAIIERRGLRSADIDWFLPHLSSHYFVEPVSQCLESLGLHIPRERWFSNLASKGNTGSASPYIMLDELFRSGRIKPGQKLLMFVPESGRFSSGFIYMEAV, via the coding sequence ATGACGACTGATGTCTTCCTGACCCGTACCGCCGCCTTCCTGCCCTTTCCCCCGGTCGGCAACGACGACATCGAAGACGTGCTCGGCCGCATCGGCGGCAAGGCTTCGCGCGCGCGGCGGCTCATTCTTCGCAGCAACGGCATCCAGTCGCGCCACTACGCCATCGACCGCGCCACCGGCGAACTGGCCATGACCAACGCGCAGCTCACCGCCTCGGCCATCCGCGCGCTGGGCGACGACGTGGGGCCTGTCGACTGCCTGGCCACCGGCACCTCGCTGCCCGACCAGCTCATGCCCAACCATGCGGTGATGGTGCACGGCGAACTCGGCTGGCCGCGCCTCGAAGTGGTGGCCTGCGCGGGCATCTGCCTTGCCGGCGCCACGGCGCTGAAGCATGCGTGGCTGTCGGTGCGCGCGGGCGACGCGCGGCGCGCGGTGGCCACCGGTTCGGAGCTGGCCTCGGCCGTGATGCGCGGTTCGCGCTTCGAGGCGGAGCTGGAGCACAAGCTCGAAGCGCTCGAGGCCCGGCCCGAGCTGGCCTTCGAGAAAGACTTCCTGCGCTGGATGCTGTCCGACGGCGCCGGCGCGGTGCTGCTGGAGCGCGAGCCGCGCGGGCCGCTGTCGCTGCGCATCGACTGGATCGACCTGTCGTCGGCCGCGCACGAACTGCCGGTGTGCATGTACGCAGGCGCCGAGAAAAACGCCGAAGGCGGCCTCGACGGCTGGGCCCGAAAGTCGACCGAAGACTGGCAGCGCGAGTCGACCTTCGCCGTCAAGCAGGACGTGCGCCTGCTCAACGACAACATCGTGCGCGCCACGCTGGGCGAGCCGCTCGCGGCCATCATCGAGCGGCGCGGGCTGAGGTCGGCGGACATCGACTGGTTCCTGCCGCATCTGTCATCGCACTATTTCGTCGAACCAGTGAGCCAGTGCCTCGAGTCGCTGGGCCTGCACATTCCGCGCGAGCGCTGGTTCAGCAACCTCGCGAGCAAGGGCAACACGGGCTCGGCGTCGCCTTACATCATGCTCGACGAGCTGTTCCGCTCGGGCCGCATCAAGCCCGGGCAGAAGCTCTTGATGTTCGTGCCCGAAAGCGGCCGCTTCTCCAGCGGCTTCATCTACATGGAGGCGGTGTAG
- the glpD gene encoding glycerol-3-phosphate dehydrogenase has protein sequence MSDFSSNPPAPATDCDVLIVGGGINGCGIARDLAGRGWRVVLCEKDDLASHTSSSSTKLIHGGLRYLEYYEFSLVRKALQEREVLLKSAPHIMWPLRFVMPHDPSMRPAWMIRIGLFMYDHLARREVLPGSRSVDLRRHAAGKPLKEQYKRGFVYSDGWVDDARLVVLNALDARARGAEVLTRTRCVHAQRDADAWTATLEGADGNRRTLRARAVVNAAGPWAESFLRGVAQSAKGEALATKSLRLVKGSHIVVPRLFEHDHAYIFQNPDKRIIFAIPYQDEFTLIGTTDIELTGDDPGAARIAQEEIDYLCTQASRYFDKPIVPADVVWTYSGVRPLLDDASGDPSAVTRDYLLESNTTAAPLLSVWGGKITTFRKLAEDAADEVGKMLGQSSAQRPAWTDGAFLAGGDLSGWIGAAKRPDDDFERFVSAVQAKHPWLYGQLARRLARAYGARIDDVLGDAKSFAGLGAEVAPGLFERELRFLQDNEWAVTADDVLWRRSKLGLHYTPAQREQVARWLQANPRRG, from the coding sequence CTTCCTCGACCAAGCTGATCCACGGCGGGTTGCGCTACCTCGAGTACTACGAGTTCTCGCTGGTGCGCAAGGCGCTGCAGGAGCGCGAAGTGCTGCTCAAGAGCGCGCCCCACATCATGTGGCCGCTTCGCTTCGTGATGCCGCACGACCCGTCGATGCGCCCGGCCTGGATGATCCGCATCGGCCTGTTCATGTACGACCACCTCGCCAGGCGCGAGGTGCTGCCGGGCTCGCGCAGCGTCGACCTGCGCCGGCATGCCGCCGGCAAGCCGCTGAAGGAGCAGTACAAGCGCGGCTTCGTCTATTCCGACGGCTGGGTCGACGACGCGCGGCTCGTTGTGCTCAACGCGCTGGACGCGCGCGCGCGCGGCGCCGAGGTGCTGACCCGCACGCGCTGCGTGCACGCCCAGCGCGACGCCGACGCCTGGACCGCCACGCTGGAAGGCGCCGACGGCAACAGGCGCACGCTGCGCGCGCGCGCCGTGGTCAACGCGGCGGGGCCGTGGGCCGAGTCCTTCCTGCGCGGCGTGGCGCAGTCGGCCAAGGGCGAGGCGCTGGCCACCAAGAGCCTGCGGCTCGTCAAGGGCAGCCACATCGTGGTGCCGCGCCTGTTCGAGCACGACCATGCCTACATCTTCCAGAACCCAGACAAGCGGATCATCTTCGCCATTCCCTACCAGGACGAGTTCACGCTGATCGGCACCACCGACATCGAACTGACCGGCGACGACCCCGGCGCGGCGCGCATCGCGCAGGAAGAGATCGACTACCTCTGCACCCAGGCCAGCCGCTACTTCGACAAGCCCATCGTGCCGGCCGACGTGGTGTGGACCTATTCCGGCGTGCGCCCGCTGCTGGACGACGCGTCGGGCGATCCGTCCGCCGTCACGCGCGACTACCTGCTCGAGTCGAACACCACCGCCGCGCCGCTGCTGTCGGTGTGGGGCGGCAAGATCACCACCTTCCGCAAGCTGGCCGAGGACGCGGCCGACGAGGTCGGCAAGATGCTGGGCCAGTCGAGCGCGCAGCGCCCGGCTTGGACCGACGGCGCCTTCCTCGCGGGCGGCGACCTGTCGGGCTGGATCGGCGCCGCGAAGCGTCCCGACGACGACTTCGAGCGCTTCGTGTCGGCCGTGCAGGCAAAGCACCCCTGGCTCTACGGCCAGCTCGCGCGGCGGCTGGCGCGGGCTTACGGCGCGCGCATCGACGACGTTCTGGGCGATGCGAAATCCTTCGCCGGCCTGGGCGCCGAAGTGGCACCCGGCCTGTTCGAGCGCGAACTGCGCTTCCTGCAGGACAACGAGTGGGCCGTGACCGCCGACGACGTGCTCTGGCGCAGGTCCAAGCTGGGGCTGCACTACACGCCCGCGCAGCGCGAACAGGTTGCGCGCTGGCTGCAGGCCAATCCCAGGCGCGGCTGA
- a CDS encoding beta-ketoacyl synthase N-terminal-like domain-containing protein has protein sequence MSQVFLAGVGLACALGEDMPRALASLRRGGVPPLPVAIADDLRWPVHALPPSEGDWTERLRRIVRNVAAKTGDWGERTAPLFVASSSLDIGFMEHMEPSRRLGGDLQDFADIVADALDWQGPVFTVSTACTSSLNALLTACDMIRAGEAQEALVIGAELDNRFTVAGFGAMQLLAPDRARPFGAGRKGLVLGEAVAALRLQSRAARWQFMGGANVVDGRNPSGTEASAVLAMCQGALAQSGLRPADIDLVKVQAAGSPVNDAIEVEALRQVFDPLPPLVSLKSVIGHTLGAAGAAELALLVGCIEGGAWPVVDYPLDETLGISLCRQAPRRLRHMLLNLVGFGGGHASLVLKDCSA, from the coding sequence ATGAGCCAGGTCTTCCTGGCCGGCGTCGGGCTGGCCTGCGCGCTGGGGGAAGACATGCCGCGCGCACTGGCTTCCTTGCGGCGCGGCGGTGTGCCGCCGCTGCCCGTGGCCATTGCCGATGACCTGCGCTGGCCCGTGCATGCGCTGCCGCCATCGGAGGGCGACTGGACCGAGCGCCTGCGCCGCATCGTGCGCAACGTGGCCGCGAAGACCGGCGACTGGGGTGAGCGCACCGCGCCGCTGTTCGTGGCCTCGTCGTCGCTCGACATCGGGTTCATGGAACACATGGAGCCGTCCCGGCGGCTCGGCGGCGATCTGCAGGACTTCGCCGACATCGTGGCCGATGCGCTGGACTGGCAAGGACCGGTGTTCACCGTGTCGACCGCCTGCACATCGTCGCTGAACGCGCTGCTGACGGCCTGCGACATGATCCGCGCCGGCGAGGCGCAAGAGGCGCTGGTGATCGGTGCCGAACTGGACAACCGCTTCACCGTCGCCGGCTTCGGCGCGATGCAACTGCTGGCGCCCGATCGCGCAAGGCCCTTCGGCGCCGGACGCAAGGGGCTGGTGCTCGGCGAGGCGGTGGCTGCGCTGCGGCTGCAGTCGCGCGCCGCGCGCTGGCAGTTCATGGGCGGCGCCAACGTGGTCGACGGGCGCAACCCCTCTGGCACCGAAGCCAGCGCGGTGCTTGCGATGTGCCAAGGGGCGCTGGCGCAGAGCGGCCTGCGGCCGGCCGACATCGACCTCGTCAAGGTGCAGGCCGCCGGCAGCCCGGTCAACGACGCGATCGAGGTGGAAGCGCTCAGGCAGGTGTTCGATCCGCTGCCGCCGCTGGTGTCGCTCAAGTCGGTGATCGGCCACACGCTGGGCGCCGCGGGAGCGGCCGAACTGGCGCTGCTGGTGGGCTGCATCGAAGGCGGTGCGTGGCCGGTGGTGGACTATCCGCTCGACGAGACGCTCGGCATCTCGCTGTGCAGGCAGGCGCCGCGGAGGCTGCGCCACATGCTGCTCAATCTGGTGGGCTTCGGCGGCGGGCATGCCTCGCTGGTGCTGAAGGACTGCTCGGCATGA
- a CDS encoding ABC transporter ATP-binding protein, with translation MLELKSLSYRYPHADAAALADVSLAVPRACVLGLLGPNGAGKTTLISHLSGALAVQSGEIRIDGQPLQQVRAKTPTRIAVAPQEHAFYPMLTVAENLACFAAAGGLSGAKKKERIAACTEFAQLEQFSGVRAERLSGGLKRRLNLAIALLPEPELMLFDEPTVGVDPQSRAFILDAIKSLAQQGAAVIYASHYMEEIEAIADRVVILDRGHVLREGALDELLSKSAMLLTLAADGLDAGMLSRFGTLEEGGVHWRIHLDRGIGPGPVLAALEAQGVEVRHAEFGRHDLEQLFMALTHRSLRD, from the coding sequence ATGCTAGAGCTGAAGAGCCTCAGCTACCGGTATCCGCATGCCGACGCGGCCGCACTGGCCGACGTATCGCTCGCAGTGCCGAGAGCTTGCGTGCTCGGTCTTCTGGGCCCGAACGGCGCAGGCAAGACCACGCTCATCTCGCACCTGTCGGGCGCGCTGGCCGTGCAGTCGGGCGAGATCCGGATCGACGGTCAACCGCTGCAGCAGGTGCGTGCAAAGACCCCAACAAGGATTGCCGTCGCGCCGCAGGAGCATGCGTTCTATCCCATGCTGACCGTGGCCGAGAACCTCGCATGCTTCGCGGCGGCGGGTGGCCTGTCTGGCGCGAAGAAAAAAGAGCGCATCGCCGCCTGCACGGAGTTTGCGCAACTCGAACAGTTCTCCGGCGTGCGCGCTGAAAGACTCTCCGGTGGCCTCAAGCGGCGCCTCAACCTCGCCATTGCGTTGCTGCCCGAGCCCGAGCTGATGCTCTTCGACGAGCCCACCGTCGGCGTCGATCCGCAGTCGCGCGCCTTCATCCTCGACGCCATCAAGAGCCTTGCGCAGCAGGGCGCGGCGGTGATCTACGCCTCGCACTACATGGAAGAGATCGAGGCCATCGCCGATCGCGTCGTCATCCTCGACCGGGGCCATGTGCTGCGCGAAGGCGCGCTCGACGAGCTGCTCTCGAAGAGCGCGATGCTGCTCACGCTCGCGGCCGACGGGCTCGATGCGGGCATGCTCTCGCGCTTCGGCACGTTGGAAGAGGGCGGCGTGCACTGGCGCATCCACCTGGACAGAGGCATCGGCCCGGGTCCTGTGCTGGCAGCGCTGGAAGCGCAGGGCGTCGAAGTGCGCCACGCGGAGTTCGGCCGCCATGACCTGGAGCAGCTGTTCATGGCGCTCACCCATCGCTCGCTGCGCGACTGA
- a CDS encoding HD domain-containing protein encodes MSPEALRANWNAAWHALGVTAPDEALCAELQRRYAEPQRHYHTMQHLGECLAWFEREQALAEHPAEVALALWFHDAIYDVHAHDNEARSADWARQALLAAGVDAEAAERVHALVMATRHDAVPEGRDAELLIDIDLSILGAGRERFDEYERQVHAEYGFVPEEVRLPRRRAILQRFLDRKAIYATPRMHAQLEAQARINLQRSISG; translated from the coding sequence ATGTCGCCCGAGGCACTGCGAGCGAACTGGAACGCGGCCTGGCATGCGCTGGGCGTGACGGCGCCCGACGAGGCGCTGTGCGCCGAGCTGCAGCGGCGCTACGCCGAACCCCAGCGCCACTACCACACGATGCAGCACCTGGGCGAATGCCTCGCGTGGTTCGAGCGCGAACAGGCGCTGGCGGAACACCCCGCGGAAGTCGCGCTTGCGCTGTGGTTCCACGACGCGATCTACGACGTGCATGCACACGACAACGAAGCACGCAGCGCCGACTGGGCGCGGCAGGCCTTGCTGGCTGCTGGCGTCGACGCGGAAGCGGCCGAACGCGTGCACGCGCTCGTCATGGCCACACGCCACGATGCGGTGCCCGAAGGCCGCGACGCCGAACTGCTGATCGACATCGACCTGTCGATCCTGGGTGCCGGGCGCGAGCGCTTCGACGAATACGAGCGCCAGGTGCACGCCGAATACGGCTTCGTGCCAGAGGAAGTGCGCCTGCCGCGCCGGCGCGCCATCCTGCAGCGCTTTCTCGATCGCAAGGCCATCTACGCCACGCCGCGCATGCATGCGCAGCTCGAGGCGCAGGCACGCATCAACCTGCAGCGCTCGATCTCGGGCTGA
- a CDS encoding BtrH N-terminal domain-containing protein, which yields MKFQHQQAAHCESGVISSLMRHHGAPMSESMALGLSSALSFAYLPFIKLSGLPLISYRMPPKAIIKGLLAPMAARFRFETFRSPEAGQQRLDALLADGQLVGLQTSVYWLPYFPPNMRFHFNAHNLLVYGKDGDDYLISDPVFEEPVRCASSDLARARFAKGVLAPKGLMYYPQAIDRKAVDAASVVKAIRKTVRNMLAPIPIVGVRGMRTLARRMQALSPTDPRSVDFIGHVVRMQEEIGTGGAGFRFIYAGFLQEAAHLLDKPQLQQMSERLIAIGDGWRAFALKAARMVKGREAVDPAALAAKLREQAQQEESFFRDLKAAVA from the coding sequence GTGAAGTTCCAACACCAACAGGCGGCGCACTGCGAGAGCGGCGTCATCTCCAGCCTGATGCGCCACCACGGCGCGCCGATGAGCGAGAGCATGGCGCTGGGGCTTTCATCGGCGCTGTCGTTCGCGTACCTGCCGTTCATCAAGCTGTCGGGCCTGCCGCTCATTTCGTACCGCATGCCGCCCAAGGCCATCATCAAGGGCCTGCTGGCGCCGATGGCCGCGCGCTTTCGCTTCGAGACCTTCCGCAGCCCCGAGGCCGGCCAGCAGCGGCTCGACGCCTTGCTCGCCGACGGCCAGCTGGTGGGGCTGCAGACCTCGGTCTACTGGCTGCCGTACTTCCCGCCAAACATGCGCTTTCACTTCAACGCGCACAACCTGCTGGTCTACGGCAAGGACGGCGACGACTACCTGATCAGCGATCCCGTGTTCGAGGAGCCCGTGCGCTGCGCCAGCAGCGACCTGGCCCGCGCACGCTTCGCCAAGGGCGTGCTCGCGCCCAAGGGGCTCATGTACTACCCGCAGGCCATCGACCGCAAGGCGGTCGACGCGGCCAGCGTCGTCAAGGCCATCCGCAAGACGGTGCGCAACATGCTCGCCCCGATTCCTATCGTCGGCGTGCGCGGCATGCGCACGCTGGCCAGGCGCATGCAGGCGCTGTCGCCGACCGACCCGCGCAGCGTCGACTTCATCGGCCACGTGGTGCGCATGCAGGAAGAAATCGGCACGGGCGGGGCGGGCTTTCGCTTCATCTACGCGGGCTTCCTGCAAGAGGCCGCGCACCTGCTCGACAAGCCGCAACTGCAGCAGATGTCGGAGCGGCTGATCGCGATCGGCGACGGATGGCGCGCGTTCGCACTCAAGGCGGCGCGGATGGTGAAGGGGCGCGAGGCGGTGGACCCCGCAGCGCTTGCCGCGAAGCTGCGTGAGCAGGCTCAGCAGGAAGAAAGCTTCTTCCGCGATCTCAAGGCTGCCGTCGCCTGA
- a CDS encoding dialkylrecorsinol condensing enzyme, producing MISSLSSLPDPVAAPRNNVPKRVLVLRYSQSGQLDQVAEQIVAPLRADPSIQVHEEVLRPLQPFPFPWPFLTFFDAFPESAHMKPRPLAPLSLGGDEDFDLIVLPYQVWFLAPSQPVAAFLKHPVAARLLEGKPVVTVIACRNMWLLAHEKLKGMLDDVGARLIDNVVLTDPGPTLATFFTTPAWLIWGRKRGFWGMPDAGLSAEQIRGSGRFGRALRDALHAGLERGTQPLLAGLGAVRADARLLVSEKAGTRSFYLWGKLIMAAGRPGAWQRKPLLLLYVLFLLVLIITVVPVSLTLQALLRPLFRGWLTRMTAQFECPSGSATDRSHLYDD from the coding sequence GTGATCTCCAGCCTTTCCAGCCTCCCAGACCCCGTCGCCGCGCCTCGCAACAACGTCCCCAAGCGGGTCCTGGTTCTCCGCTACTCGCAGTCCGGCCAGCTCGACCAGGTGGCCGAGCAGATCGTGGCGCCGCTGCGCGCCGACCCGTCGATCCAGGTGCATGAAGAAGTGTTGCGACCACTGCAGCCGTTTCCCTTTCCCTGGCCCTTCCTGACCTTCTTCGACGCCTTCCCGGAGTCGGCCCACATGAAGCCGCGGCCGCTGGCGCCGCTGTCGCTCGGCGGCGATGAAGACTTCGACCTCATCGTGCTGCCTTACCAGGTGTGGTTCCTGGCACCTTCGCAGCCGGTCGCGGCGTTCCTCAAGCATCCGGTGGCCGCGCGCCTGCTCGAGGGGAAGCCGGTGGTCACGGTCATCGCCTGCCGCAACATGTGGCTGCTGGCGCACGAGAAGCTCAAGGGCATGCTGGACGACGTGGGCGCGCGCCTGATCGACAACGTGGTGCTGACCGATCCCGGCCCCACGCTCGCCACCTTCTTCACCACGCCGGCCTGGCTGATCTGGGGCCGCAAGCGCGGCTTCTGGGGCATGCCCGACGCGGGGCTCAGCGCCGAACAGATCCGCGGCAGCGGCCGCTTCGGCCGCGCGCTTCGCGATGCGCTGCACGCCGGCCTCGAACGCGGCACGCAGCCGCTGCTGGCCGGCCTGGGCGCGGTGCGCGCCGATGCCCGGCTGCTCGTCAGCGAGAAGGCCGGCACCCGCAGCTTCTATCTGTGGGGCAAGCTCATCATGGCGGCCGGCCGCCCCGGCGCATGGCAGCGCAAGCCGCTGCTGCTGCTGTACGTGCTGTTCCTGCTGGTACTGATCATTACGGTAGTGCCCGTGAGCCTCACGCTCCAGGCGCTGCTGCGGCCTTTGTTCCGGGGGTGGCTGACTAGAATGACCGCCCAGTTCGAGTGCCCGTCGGGCTCCGCCACGGACCGCTCCCATCTCTATGACGACTGA
- the mltB gene encoding lytic murein transglycosylase B, which yields MRFFLPKPSRAAAAAALLAACCAWSTGAAAQKSSSGRAAAAVNPVRGSTPYATRDDAMQFADEVAARRGLDREWVRATIGSARFLPNVPRLMLPGPVGTVKNWQTYRSRFIDPVRIAAGVRFWRANADTLARAQQVYGVPPEIIVGIIGVETIYGRNMGSFRVIDALATLSFDFPQGHPRAAEREAFFRGELESFLSTESRTADDPLTPLGSYAGAMGMPQFMPSSIAKYAVDFDGDGRIDLVNNPADVIGSVASYFKAFGWQPGMPAIFPVHFEEARLQKALLLAPDILPTFSADSFVAAGAVPEGDGIRHKGLLALVELQNGADAPPTYVAGTRNFYVITRYNWSSYYAMSVLDLGQEVKAAMEQ from the coding sequence ATGCGATTCTTTCTCCCCAAGCCGTCCCGCGCCGCCGCGGCAGCCGCTCTTCTCGCCGCCTGCTGCGCATGGTCCACGGGGGCTGCAGCACAGAAGTCCTCCAGCGGCCGTGCCGCCGCCGCGGTCAATCCGGTGCGCGGCAGCACGCCCTACGCCACGCGCGACGACGCCATGCAGTTCGCCGACGAAGTGGCGGCCCGCCGGGGCCTGGACCGCGAATGGGTTCGCGCCACCATCGGCAGCGCGCGCTTCCTGCCCAACGTGCCGCGGCTCATGCTGCCGGGCCCGGTGGGCACCGTGAAGAACTGGCAGACCTATCGCAGCCGCTTCATCGACCCGGTGCGCATCGCGGCCGGCGTGCGCTTCTGGCGCGCCAATGCCGACACGCTGGCGCGCGCCCAGCAGGTGTACGGCGTGCCGCCGGAAATCATCGTCGGCATCATCGGCGTGGAAACCATCTACGGGCGCAACATGGGCAGCTTCCGCGTGATCGACGCGCTGGCCACGCTGTCCTTCGATTTTCCCCAGGGACACCCGCGAGCGGCCGAGCGCGAGGCCTTCTTCCGCGGCGAGCTCGAGAGCTTCCTGAGCACCGAGAGCCGCACCGCCGACGACCCGCTCACCCCGCTGGGCAGCTACGCCGGCGCCATGGGCATGCCGCAGTTCATGCCCAGCAGCATCGCCAAGTACGCGGTCGATTTCGACGGCGACGGCCGCATCGACCTCGTCAACAACCCGGCCGACGTGATCGGCTCCGTGGCCAGCTACTTCAAGGCCTTCGGCTGGCAGCCGGGCATGCCCGCCATCTTTCCGGTGCACTTCGAGGAAGCGCGGCTGCAGAAGGCGCTGCTGCTGGCGCCCGACATCCTGCCGACATTCAGCGCCGACAGCTTCGTGGCCGCGGGCGCGGTGCCCGAGGGCGACGGCATCCGCCACAAGGGCCTGCTCGCGCTGGTCGAGCTGCAGAACGGCGCCGACGCGCCGCCCACCTACGTGGCCGGAACGCGCAACTTCTATGTGATCACGCGCTACAACTGGAGCAGCTACTACGCCATGTCCGTGCTCGACCTCGGGCAAGAGGTCAAGGCCGCGATGGAGCAATAG
- a CDS encoding ABC transporter permease: protein MLLALIRKELLALVRDMHGLAALFVMPMVFIVLMSLTLKDIYRPPLAELSYAVDMRDTATPAQWLKQLWQRNHGTPQTLGDDWQARLRNGSLKYVIVMEPGLSQELESAALSTQARIHLLTEPGIDANLFNALRAELVGASGELKARLALAVPGTASPAPDASIQAMVRAERFSAAGPRPTSVQQNVPAWLVFGMFFVVASLSSLFVQERSSGALGRLQSLGVSRFTLLASKALPYLGVNALQAVLMLAAGIWFMPLIGGDAMSLAGIHWGALVLSLAAVSLAAVSLSLALACLVRSHAQAATIGPMVNVLMAAAGGIMVPKFVMPGFMQRLVEISPMNWGLEALLTVLLRGGGVADALPQIGRLAVFAAVMFLIAVFLFRRRAP, encoded by the coding sequence ATGCTCCTCGCGCTCATCAGGAAAGAACTGCTCGCCCTCGTGCGCGACATGCACGGGCTGGCCGCGCTGTTCGTGATGCCGATGGTCTTCATCGTGCTGATGTCGCTCACGCTGAAAGACATCTACCGCCCGCCGCTCGCCGAGCTGAGCTATGCGGTCGACATGCGCGACACCGCCACGCCGGCGCAGTGGCTCAAGCAGCTCTGGCAGCGCAACCACGGCACGCCGCAGACGCTGGGCGACGACTGGCAGGCGCGGCTGCGCAACGGTTCGCTCAAGTACGTGATCGTGATGGAGCCGGGGCTGTCGCAAGAGCTGGAGTCGGCCGCGCTCTCGACCCAGGCGCGCATCCACCTGCTGACCGAGCCCGGCATCGACGCCAACCTGTTCAATGCGCTGCGCGCGGAGCTGGTCGGCGCGTCGGGCGAGCTCAAGGCACGGCTCGCGCTGGCGGTGCCCGGCACGGCCAGCCCCGCGCCCGATGCGTCGATCCAGGCGATGGTGCGCGCCGAGCGCTTCTCCGCCGCCGGTCCGCGCCCGACCTCGGTGCAGCAGAACGTGCCCGCATGGCTGGTCTTCGGCATGTTCTTCGTGGTCGCGTCGCTGTCCAGCCTGTTCGTGCAGGAGCGCAGTTCGGGCGCGCTCGGCCGGCTGCAGAGCCTGGGCGTCTCGCGCTTCACGCTGCTGGCGTCCAAGGCCTTGCCCTACCTTGGCGTGAACGCGCTGCAGGCGGTGCTGATGCTGGCGGCCGGCATCTGGTTCATGCCGCTGATCGGCGGCGACGCGATGTCACTCGCCGGCATCCACTGGGGCGCGCTGGTGCTGTCGCTCGCGGCGGTGAGCCTGGCGGCGGTGAGCCTGTCGCTGGCGCTGGCCTGCCTGGTGCGCAGCCATGCGCAGGCGGCCACCATCGGACCGATGGTCAACGTGCTGATGGCGGCTGCCGGCGGCATCATGGTGCCCAAGTTCGTGATGCCGGGCTTCATGCAGCGGCTGGTCGAGATCTCGCCGATGAACTGGGGGCTCGAAGCGCTGCTCACCGTGCTGCTGCGCGGCGGCGGCGTGGCCGACGCGCTGCCGCAGATCGGCCGGCTGGCCGTGTTCGCGGCGGTGATGTTCCTCATCGCCGTATTTCTGTTTCGCAGGCGCGCACCATGA